The following is a genomic window from Manihot esculenta cultivar AM560-2 chromosome 9, M.esculenta_v8, whole genome shotgun sequence.
atatttatttattttttgctgGGTGTTAATGTTGAACCCATGAGGTGGTGATATGCAGGTTATGGCCTGTAGGCCAGTTGAGCAAACTTGGTTTTATGGTTTTGGTTAAAGAAAGATAATCAGATTATGGTGTTCAAATCTTTAATGTGTTAAATAtgcatgaaaaattttatttttatttttgcattTAGAGAAAGTTTTCTTTGTGTTTTTACTATAACATGGTATACCATGAAGGAGAACTTCTGATTTGAACCGGAGAAGAATTTGTGTTTGTTCACTATTGTTTGTTAGAAGGGAAAATTGCTATTTGGTCGTATGGAATAGCAAAAATCATTAGTAGTCCCTAGCtcttgaaaaatacattaaaaagtgATTTTAAAAGTCTACTAATTTACTTTTAGTGTTAAATGTTGTGGAAAAAGTCTAAAATGCTTTTAATACGGAGGGCATAATTAGTATATTTATGCAAAACTGAGAGATCATTAACGagtttttttctatattataaggactaaataataaaatacttaatggataaatttaatataaggaTAATATAAGGACTAATgggtagattttttaaaatttcaagcacgttttaatgtattttttgaaATGCATACTAtatggactaaatagtaaatttcccTTGTTAAAATTACCAGTGCCTTGGAAAAATTAATGGTTGTCAAGTTATGACCAAGTGACAATTATTCCCTTGAAACAGAGGAAAGCTAGGCCATTTACTTTTACCATTTAGATAAGCAATTGATACCCTTATTAATTGATTAGTGGTAAAAACCGTGTATCATAATGAGATATTATACAGTACAACTCATGCAAAATATCATATGACTTTCAGAGAAAGACAGAGAGTTGGGGGCTGCTCATGCAGAAATTAAGGCTTTGAAAACAACAGAAGTTTCAAAAGATAAGGCTATAGAAGAGGTATTGACAATGTTTGAAGTGTTCAAAGTATGAGCTTATTGTCCAATTTCACTTTCTCTTATCATTTTGCTATATTATTCAGCTCAGCAATGAAGTTATTAAACTGGATCAGAAACTCAGTGTCACTGAAAATCTTCTGGAGCATAAGGTATGTTGGAAGTAGATAATGAAATTTTTCTAAAGATACATGTGAGTGACCTCAGCGACTAAGATGACCCAATTGTGATTCATTTGTAGaatcttgaaatcaagaaaCTCACTGATGAAAAGAAAGATGCATTAGCTGCACAGTATGCTGCAGAATCAACTCTTAGAAGGCTGCATGCAAATCTAAAGGATGATGATTCTCTTCCTATCGAGTCTTTCATTGCTCCTCTTGAGGCAGAGATTAAAATGCATAAAAATGAAGTAAGCTTATGGAAGAATATGATCAATTTCAAAAACTATTATAAggttattgttatttatttacatgtacTGAGAGAAAATTTTCTTGCCATTTTGGCCATTCCAGATTGCAGCATTACAGGAGGACAAGAAGGCAATGGAACGCCTCAACAAATCAAAAGAGGCAGCTCTGCTTGAAGCAGAAAGGATTCTGCGAAGTGCTTTAGAAAGAGCTTTGATGGTAGAGGAGGTTCAAAACCAAAACTATGAGTTGAAGAGACAGATAGAAATCTGCCAGGtgcaattttctttttattaacaTGTCACTTTTCTGCTTGCTCAAAAGGATCCAATAAAGGAGCTGACATGAGTATCAAATGCAGGAGGAGAACAGAATTCTGGAGAAAACAAATAGGCAAAAGGTTTTGGAGGTTGAAAAGCTTAGCCAGACCATTCAAGAGCTTGAAGAGGCAATTCTAGCTGGTGGGGCTGCAGCCAATACTGTCCGTGACTATAAACGCCGAATTTCTGAACTAAATGTAGGTTCCGGGCTCGTATAAGCTGATATGGATCTATTCAATATGGTTTTACAGTTGCATAGATTGTGAAACATGGGTTAGAATAGCACTTGGATTTCTAGGCACCTGGTCTTACCTCAGATTTCACTTTTCAGGAGGAAAAAAGGCTGTTGGAGAGGGAGCTAGCCAGAGCTAAAGTTTCAGCAAACCGAGTAGCGACTGTAGTAGCTAACGAGTGGAAGGATGAAAATGACAAGGTCATGCCTGTAAAGCAATGGCTGGAAGAAAGAAGGCTGATGCAGGTATTTTTGTCATTGCAATTTCGTGGACCAATTTGAGATCACAATATAAGAAAGACTATCAAATCCTATTCCATTTCTGTTGTTTTAAATGATATTGCTGCATATGTAGGCTGAGATGCAAAGACTAAGAGACAAACTAGCTGTAGCAGATAGATCAGCTAAGGCTGAAGAACAGCTCAAGGCAAGTTTTATCACCTGCTTTTGTTAAATCTATATTCCGTCTATCTGGTTAATCAGTTAGAttctgttttgttttttttttttttcctttttctgaaCTATTAACGTTGCTTCAGGACAAGTTTAAGCTAAGGCTAAAGACACTTGAAGAAGGCTTAAAGCATGTATCAAGTTTCTCTGTTAACTCCCCTAAACCAGCAAAAACCAGCAACATTCTAGGATTTCTAACCAGTAGTGGAGGACTAAGGAAGAGGTCTTCCTCCCAGCCAAGGGGTTCTACCATCAATAGTAATACTCCTTTGCGGCAGCCAAACATAGAAAATGAAAATGCCAATGCTGCTAGAGAGCTGAAACAAGCTGATAGCTTCAAAAAGAAATATTGTTCTGCAGAAAACAAAATGAGAAATAGCCTGTGGGCATCCAGAAGTAAGATTATTGATAGCAGTGTAAAGGAAAACACAGAACTGAAGGAAAATACAGATGCAAATATTAACAAGTACAAGAATGATGAGACAGCAATTTCAGTGGAACTGAAAAATAAAGCTGGTGGCATTGAGGACTTGCGCGGTAAGGGAACTACACAGCCTGAATGTGAAGATGTGGTTTCAGGGTTTCTATATGATAGACTTCAAAAGGAGGTCATAAATCTAAGGAAATCTTGTGAGGCTAAAGGAAGTAGTTTGGATGCTAAAGACAGGGAAATTCAGGTGAAGTAATAGCAACCTCCCTCATATCTTTTCTCTAATAGAAGCAACTGATCACGAGTTATTAACTTCAAAaggtaaaaattattttcagatTCTCATGAAAAAGGTTGCAGCACTGAACAAAGCCATTGAAATAGAGTCGAAGAAAGTGAAGAGGGAAATTGCAGCCGGAGAGAAGGAAGCTGTGTCAGCAAAAGTGGATCACACCAATAAGTTTGGGAGTATGAACTCCACTAGAAGGCAAGTAAATTCAAACCTTTTGACTTTTTGGTTTATCTTTGACCATAACTATAATGTTGCTAAAATCAGAATCCTGATAAATGCTTAGGAAATGACCTTTGAGATAATTTGGATTGTAGCAGGTTAATGAAAGTGTCTTGAAGAATTCTTTGATCTGATTTACTTGAAATCCACATGAAATTCATTTCATTCTTCGACCTTTCCGGGCCTGTTTACTGATGATAGCTAGTTGAAATAAAGTTCAGATTTGATGCAAAAGGAGTCCTGACCATATTACCTGATAGGATGGAGCTGAATTGTGATAATTTCTGCTTTGAGATTTGCATGGATGATTTCCAATTTGGTTTGGTTTGTGTATATGAATAATGAAATGGAAGATGATCTGAAAAATGGAAACAAATGTTCTACTCAGTCAGGAATATGTACACAAATAGTTTTTACACAAATAAAAATTCAAGAGAGAGATTCATTGGAAGATCATATGTGAACATGAATTATACAAAAGAAACATTGTACATAcaaaattaaatacaaatcTTCTTGCCTGATGTCCCTTTGCTCTTAAGATGGAATCAGAATCTGGTTATTGATAATTGAatttcaattcccttgaacttcTGTGGTGGTATTCCATTGGCCTTAGTTAAATGCATGCTTCACTGTGCGTCTCCTTATTTAGTATTATACCTACAAGGTATTGTAAAGAAAGGTCATGGGTTCAACACTCAAACCCGTGGACCTTTGACCTTTTACTGGTgttttgttttctttgttttttcatttttatagaTAGGTGTTTGAGGAGGGGAGGAGAATCGAACCCTGATGACTATAAATTGCCTAGGGTGGTAGGTCCTTTTCCTGGTgtttaaaaaacttaattacCATATAGTGAATAATATAAACCTTACTTACCAAAGGTCGTTGTCTTACCATTTTGCTTCaacatttttgaaaaatttgaaattaaaatttaaaattcaactttATTTGTTCAACACATGGTGATTAAGTTTCTGAAACATTACCAGAGTACACAAGGCCAAACCCTTCTCTGCTAAAGAACAAAACCGAGTGAAAATCTTAAATTTGAAGTACATATCAAATCCTTGTAATCATCTCAAGCAAGGCTTAGAAAACTAAGAAGAAAGCAAATAAGATTCGATAAACTGCTCATAATATGCACATAATATGGCAGAAACAGGGGAAAAACAGGGAGATTAGACCATAAAAAAAACCAGAAACATCTCCCTTGTTTCCTTAGAATCTACTCTGTATCATCTATCATGAATATATACAAGTCCCATGTGTAGGAAAAGTTACAGTACAATGCAACTGTTGAAGATCCTACCAATTATAATTTCTGAAACTCTTGAATGGTAGCTAAAGATGGCTGCCATTTTCGACCGGGTTCACTAAAACTCCCAGAGAATTGAACAGCAACACCTTTAGACTTGAACTCTGCATTTCTTAACAGTAAGTCTAATTGCTGCCTGGTCAACACAATCTTGACTTTCTTCTTTGTACACGTTGCTTGGTTGGCCAACTTAGAAGAAACCTTGAGACTTTTTGGCTTCACAAGGGGTGGCACAAGATAATAAAGCTCACCAGGCTCTAGCCTTGTGTTGGGTGGCAAAGGTGACAAAGGAAGGGCATGATGTACAATCTTCAGCCCACGGTAGCGGCCGGAAGTGATCTTTTTAACAGTTGTTGAGGCTTTGAACTCTTTTTCTTCGCCATTGAACATGATAACTCTACTCTTCTCTGCAGGTTGATGACACATTACATCTATACAGTTTCCCATTGTTCAATGATTTTCTGAATTGTAAAAGAAATCATCACTCATCAATTTATAATGTGGCCTTAATTGACTTAACGTTGGATTTTGGATGAATTTTGACGTGCAGGCCATCACACCTTCAATGtacttatatataaaaaaactttattttattttattttattacattaCCTTTTGGGTCAATGGAAGGACGAATTTCTCAGCTGAAAAtgttcttttgaaaaaaaaaagagggtcAAAGGTCTTTGAATTTTACATCTTATTCTATactttaaagaaataaaaattaacataaaaattcaaCAATTTCGTATAATTTTTGGCATCGTTGGGAAGTCAAGCAAGCAGCAGATCAAAATGTGAGGATGCTCATAAAACTATAAAGAATGTTGCACACTAAAGCGTGCTCGGCACAAACAAAGCAAATAACAgaagattttatatatatacagtCAACTCTATAACCTTTCAACGTGTAAATTGGTTTTATAGTTGATGCTACGTAATAAtcgtttaaaataatttatgagCTGTCGTCACAAGATATAATTATGTAAATATGATTATGTGGTAAGAATCTAATAAGTAGGAAATGTGATTCCACTTAAAAAAAGGAAGATTTGGATACCTTAAAACACCCGATTTATTATCAAGACTTGTCCTCTTCTTGATAAGTCGAATCATATATTTATCTCCacttttttacagtataaaaggagaagtccatttttttacagtataaaaagagaaaaatcacAAATGTCACATTTTTACAAAAGAAGTATTACAAAAGTAAAGGTACGTTAttcttttatactatttaaattctaattaaTTCATTGCATTCATCCCATTTTTcagtatactgacttgagtgtgGGAGTAGCTGCCATGGATCCGACACCTCATGTTCTCTTTCTTGCGGGTCTAGTTACAATATAACTCTGTTTTCCGATTATATTAATAGTCTAGCAGTGTAAAGTTCTCAATCAAAAGAGAAGGCCAACAACAAAAGAAAGTAAAAATTCTCTAGGCAGCACCATGTTTGATATTCTAGATTCTAACCATGAATCAGTTGCTACCGTTGTAGTTAAGAGGCAACACAACCTTAACAGGAGCTTCATGGAATGGAGCTTTTAGTTCCTTCAAATGTGATTCAAACACACCAGCCACATTTGTCTGAATATTTTGTGTTTTCCATGCCCAGTATTGCTTCCAAGCAATGGTAGAAACTCCTCTCCAGATTCTAGTGTCTTGGACAGCTCATTTGTCCAAACATGTCATGCAGGTAGAGCAGCCACTAAAGAGAAATTATTTAAGCTGTAGTGATCATTGGCTTGATGATATAATCTgtaaatttatgtaaatttcAAGTATTAGTCCCAGGTCTAGCAACTCATATGCTTTCTCCAAgattgatgagttgcaaaactcacaatttttttctcatttaattccttgattttactgtaattttgatataaatatttaattttaaattaaatttaattttcgacAGGTAtgtgagcagaagttgagaaaagaaagaaaaaatggctgaattaaaggattttttatactGGGAGGCTACAACCTTGACCAAACCTATAACCCAAGGCGATGgagagataagatagattttgccacctaagcaagcaagatcagcttcaagtggagtcaaattgaatcaaactcaatcagattaggataaagatcatattaagatagagataagatgaggatagagataaaattaggatagagataagatagggataatagattttattttaaattttatctttgtgtgcctatataaaggctcctagcATTCAACCTAGAGAATCATATTCTACCCCActcttttctccattttttttctcctcttctccttttacttaatttttataattttattatggccatgaatggctaaacatttattttcagttgaaggttaaattaaattgaggtttgttcaagttgtgaggttatgcactttaattctcttcatcttatttctattttctattaatttctgaattcgagaaacaccacctccattgttgttttcttaagaattcaaggggcccattgaatctcttaggaagacaacatattgctaattaatctaattaaatccgtaattgtttaattgggttaataacaagtagcaattaatatattagtttatattaaaaaattagtagatttgatttaaataaaatgcgtgtttttattgatcaagtttggattcttctctcttaatgcagttgactaattaaatctatacgtgtgttgggattgttagttaactaggaattaatttaagcgcgaagcggattaatttattcataaggaagaattggtgggattcacgtgtttgaccactgtaaccaaacaatagataataatatgaaatattttgtttCTAACTAATGATCAACTGTAAAATACCTCAATTTAATTACAttcagctgaaagtttttttattatttattttttcaatttcaattgcattatttattaattttcttttaagtttatttttttttggcttGGCCAAGgcaaaatcattttcataaaaaaactctcttcttctcactttttgtattaaactactcttctatttcaaattggtcatctaaattaaataggATTAAGGTTTCTGTGGGATTgatactcacttaccctatctacaagttcttatcaatcatgaaaagggaagtaaattttaaattgacggataCGACCCCCGTCAAattttggcgccgttgccggggacctctaacaaattttttttgtttttatgatcAGATTTGAGAATAGCAGAATTCAGTTTGATCCAGAAATCGAGAAGACTGCAAAAAGATTGAAAAAAGCAACCAAGTTGTAAAAACAGGCCAATTCAGGAGCCTCTCAACCATCTGCCTGATCCCTTTTGCGCACCGAAGAGACCTCGTCTTCAACACCAACTGAGCCTCCAATTGACACAAATcaaagagacaatatggccACAGCTGCTGCCGCTGAAGAgcaacctctttgcatcacatacccaATACTAAATGCACCCTTGGAATTACGAATAGgtatgattcatatgttacCAAAATTCCAAGGCTTAGAGAATGAAGACCCTCATCATCATCTAAAggagttttatgtggtttgttcaagtatgagaccacaaggtataactgacgaacaaataaggttggtagcttttcctttcactttaatTGAATCCATTAAGGATTGGCTTTACTATTTGCCCCCAGGTTCAATCACCACTTGGGTgcaaattagagacttattctTAGAAAGATTTTTTCCAGCGACTAAAGCATCATcaataagaaaggaaataagtgaaattaaacaaagaaaaaaaatgaaactttacatgaatattgggaaaggtataagaaattaattgcaagttTCCAAAACATGGAATCACTCCAAAACAGCTTAACTTTCATTTCTACGAAGGATTTTTGCCATTAGAACGAAGGATGATTGATGCTGCTAGTGAAGGTGCCATTTCAGAAATGGAACCTGAAGAAGGCAAAACCTTAATCTCAAAAATGGCCGCCAATTTTAGACAATATGGCCAAGAAGAGGACATTTCAAGGAATGCCAATGAAgtaagtattgcatctttagattctaaaattaCACAGCTAATAGCTGCAATTCAACAATTGGCTGCAAGGAATAATGTATGAACTTGTGGCATTTGCAAACAAGCCAACCATCCCACAGATATGTGTCCTATTCTTCAGGAAGGAGAGCAACAGGTAAACGCCATTGGAGGGTTCAATGGACAACAAAGGAAGAATGACCCATTTTCAAGCACTTATAATCCAGGGTGGAGAGATCATCCAAACCTTAGCTATGGGAACAAATAGAACTTCCAGCCAAGAGCAAACTATCAAGCTGCAAATTCAGGTATGTCTCTAGAAGACCTTGTTCAATCCCTTGCTAATAACACTCTTGCTTTTCAACAGGAAACAAAATCGAGCATACAGAATTTGGAGAATCAAATGAGCCAACTTGTTACGTCAGTGAGCCAACTAGAATCTCAAGGGAAACTACCCTCCCAAACCATACCAAATCCTAAACAGAACGTAAGCGCAATTACGCTGCGAAGTAGGAAGGAGTTAGACTCTACCAGCTTGAAGAAGCTTGCCCAAGGCAGTAAGGCAGACCAG
Proteins encoded in this region:
- the LOC110623741 gene encoding microtubule-associated protein 70-5 translates to MVGYEEQLLSGGQQLSLSQPDPLVLELNRLQNLHKEKDRELGAAHAEIKALKTTEVSKDKAIEELSNEVIKLDQKLSVTENLLEHKNLEIKKLTDEKKDALAAQYAAESTLRRLHANLKDDDSLPIESFIAPLEAEIKMHKNEIAALQEDKKAMERLNKSKEAALLEAERILRSALERALMVEEVQNQNYELKRQIEICQEENRILEKTNRQKVLEVEKLSQTIQELEEAILAGGAAANTVRDYKRRISELNEEKRLLERELARAKVSANRVATVVANEWKDENDKVMPVKQWLEERRLMQAEMQRLRDKLAVADRSAKAEEQLKDKFKLRLKTLEEGLKHVSSFSVNSPKPAKTSNILGFLTSSGGLRKRSSSQPRGSTINSNTPLRQPNIENENANAARELKQADSFKKKYCSAENKMRNSLWASRSKIIDSSVKENTELKENTDANINKYKNDETAISVELKNKAGGIEDLRGKGTTQPECEDVVSGFLYDRLQKEVINLRKSCEAKGSSLDAKDREIQILMKKVAALNKAIEIESKKVKREIAAGEKEAVSAKVDHTNKFGSMNSTRRLMKVS